In Bos indicus x Bos taurus breed Angus x Brahman F1 hybrid chromosome 23, Bos_hybrid_MaternalHap_v2.0, whole genome shotgun sequence, a single genomic region encodes these proteins:
- the LOC113881660 gene encoding histone H1.2, which produces MSETAPAAPAAAPPAEKTPVKKKAAKKPAGARRKASGPPVSELITKAVAASKERSGVSLAALKKALAAAGYDVEKNNSRIKLGLKSLVSKGTLVQTKGTGASGSFKLNKKAATGEAKPKAKKAGAAKPKKAAGAAKKTKKATGAATPKKTAKKTPKKAKKPAAAAVTKKVAKSPKKAKAAKPKKAAKSAAKAVKPKAAKPKVAKPKKAAPKKK; this is translated from the coding sequence ATGTCGGAGACTGCTCCTGCTGCTCCCGCTGCCGCACCTCCTGCGGAGAAGACCCCAGTCAAGAAGAAGGCTGCCAAAAAGCCGGCTGGGGCGCGCCGGAAGGCCTCCGGGCCCCCGGTGTCCGAGCTCATCACCAAGGCTGTCGCCGCCTCCAAGGAACGCAGCGGCGTGTCTTTAGCTGCGCTCAAAAAGGCACTGGCGGCCGCTGGCTACGATGTGGAGAAGAACAACAGCCGCATCAAGCTGGGTCTCAAGAGCTTGGTGAGCAAAGGCACCCTGGTGCAGACTAAGGGCACTGGGGCTTCTGGTTCCTTCAAGCTCAACAAGAAGGCAGCCACCGGGGAGGCCAAGCCCAAGGCGAAGAAGGCGGGTGCGGCCAAGCCCAAGAAGGCTGCCGGGGCGGCTAAGAAGACCAAGAAAGCCACGGGCGCGGCCACTCCAAAGAAAACTGCTAAGAAGACCCCGAAGAAAGCGAAGAAACCGGCCGCAGCTGCTGTGACCAAGAAAGTGGCGAAGAGCCCCAAGAAAGCTAAGGCTGCCAAGCCCAAGAAGGCCGCCAAAAGCGCAGCGAAGGCGGTTAAGCCGAAGGCCGCTAAGCCCAAGGTTGCCAAGCCCAAGAAGGCTGCACCCAAGAAGAAGTAG
- the LOC113881661 gene encoding LOW QUALITY PROTEIN: histone H1t-like (The sequence of the model RefSeq protein was modified relative to this genomic sequence to represent the inferred CDS: inserted 2 bases in 1 codon), whose product MSETAPAVPAVQVPASMDKPQARRRVKKPVGLTGVNRKTASASVSKLITEALSVSQERAGMSLTALKKALSAAGYDVEKNNSHIKLGLKGLVSKGILVQTRGIVASGSFKLSKKAVPELCKGKVKKPAAAKNRKLALSRDSKSPKNGKANKRAKKPRATVAQKAARNGRKAKRSKDKQRXKSPVKARAGKPKTGNPKLTLQKTNTRKATTKK is encoded by the exons ATGTCCGAGACGGCGCCTGCCGTTCCAGCCGTCCAGGTTCCGGCTTCCATGGACAAACCTCAAGCGAGGAGGCGGGTAAAGAAGCCAGTTGGCTTGACGGGTGTAAATCGGAAGACAGCAAGCGCATCAGTGTCCAAGTTGATTACTGAGGCACTTTCGGTCTCCCAGGAGAGAGCTGGCATGTCCTTGACTGCGCTGAAAAAAGCACTATCAGCCGCAGGTTACGATGTGGAGAAAAACAACAGTCACATTAAGCTGGGTCTCAAAGGCCTGGTGAGCAAGGGAATCCTGGTACAGACTAGGGGTATCGTTGCGTCCGGCTCTTTCAAGCTCAGCAAGAAGGCTGTTCCTGAGCTTTGTAAGGGAAAAGTCAAAAAACCTGCTGCTGCGAAGAATAGGAAGCTGGCCTTATCCAGAGATTCAAAGTCTCCGAAGAATGGTAAAGCCAACAAAAGAGCTAAGAAGCCGAGGGCCACGGTGGCTCAGAAAGCTGCTAGGAACGGGCGGAAAGCTAAAAGAAGCAAAGACAAACAACG GAAGAGTCCAGTGAAGGCCAGGGCAGGAAAGCCCAAAACTGGGAATCCTAAGCTGACCCTGCAGAAAACTAATACTAGGAAAGCAACAACCAAGAAGTAA
- the HFE gene encoding hereditary hemochromatosis protein isoform X2, giving the protein MLYTLTQPHLEGSHSLRFLFMGASKPDLGLPLFEALGYVDDQLFVSYDHESRRAERRAPWLWGRATSQLWLQLSQNLKGWDHMFIVDFWTIMDNHNQSKVTKLGALPESHTLQVILGCELQEDNSTRGFWKYGYDGQDHLEFRPETLDWRAAEPRAQVTKLEWEVNKIRAKQNRAYLDRDCPEQLLHLLELGRGPLEQQVPPLVKVTHHVTSSLTTLRCRALNFYPQNITIRWLKDKQFLDAKEIKPEDVLPNGDGTYQAWVALAMLPGEEQRYSCQVEHPGLDQPLTATWEPSLSGTLVTGILSGIAVCVIIFLIGILFRILKRRQSSRGAAVNYALAECE; this is encoded by the exons ATGCTTTATACATTGACCCAACCACACTTGGAGG GGTCACACTCCCTGCGCTTCCTCTTCATGGGCGCCTCCAAACCAGACCTCGGGCTGCCCCTGTTTGAGGCTTTGGGCTACGTGGATGACCAGCTGTTCGTGTCCTATGATCATGAGAGTCGCCGTGCAGAGCGGCGCGCCCCATGGCTCTGGGGCAGGGCCACCAGCCAGCTGTGGCTGCAGCTGAGTCAGAATCTGAAAGGCTGGGACCACATGTTCATCGTGGACTTCTGGACGATCATGGACAACCACAACCAAAGCAAGG TAACGAAGCTGGGGGCGTTGCCAGAGTCCCACACCCTGCAGGTGATCCTGGGCTGTGAGTTGCAAGAGGACAACAGCACCAGAGGGTTCTGGAAGTACGGGTACGATGGGCAGGACCATCTTGAATTCCGGCCTGAGACACTGGATTGGAGAGCAGCAGAGCCCAGGGCCCAAGTCACCAAGCTGGAGTGGGAAGTGAACAAGATTCGGGCCAAGCAGAACAGGGCCTACCTGGATCGGGATTGCCCCGAGCAGCTGCTGCATTTGCTGGAGCTGGGGAGAGGGCCTCTGGAGCAGCAAG TGCCTCCTTTGGTGAAAGTGACTCATCACGTGACCTCTTCACTGACTACTCTTCGGTGTCGGGCTCTGAACTTCTACCCCCAGAACATCACCATTAGGTGGCTGAAGGACAAGCAGTTCCTGGATGCCAAGGAGATTAAGCCAGAGGATGTGTTGCCCAATGGGGACGGGACCTACCAGGCCTGGGTGGCCTTGGCCATGCtccctggggaagagcagagataCAGCTGCCAAGTGGAGCACCCAGGCCTGGATCAGCCCCTCACTGCCACCTGGG AGCCCTCACTGTCTGGCACCCTGGTCACTGGAATCCTCAGTGGGATTGCTGTTTGCGTCATCATCTTCCTTATTGGAATTTTGTTCAGAATCTTAAAGAGACGGCAGTCTTCGA GAGGAGCCGCTGTCAACTATGCCTTAGCCGAATGTGAATGA
- the HFE gene encoding hereditary hemochromatosis protein isoform X1, producing the protein MGPRARPALLLLILLRTAATQGRPPRSHSLRFLFMGASKPDLGLPLFEALGYVDDQLFVSYDHESRRAERRAPWLWGRATSQLWLQLSQNLKGWDHMFIVDFWTIMDNHNQSKVTKLGALPESHTLQVILGCELQEDNSTRGFWKYGYDGQDHLEFRPETLDWRAAEPRAQVTKLEWEVNKIRAKQNRAYLDRDCPEQLLHLLELGRGPLEQQVPPLVKVTHHVTSSLTTLRCRALNFYPQNITIRWLKDKQFLDAKEIKPEDVLPNGDGTYQAWVALAMLPGEEQRYSCQVEHPGLDQPLTATWEPSLSGTLVTGILSGIAVCVIIFLIGILFRILKRRQSSRGAAVNYALAECE; encoded by the exons ATGGGCCCGCGAGCCCGGCCGGCGCTTCTCCTCTTGATCCTCCTGCGGACGGCGGCCACGCAGGGGCGACCGCCGC GGTCACACTCCCTGCGCTTCCTCTTCATGGGCGCCTCCAAACCAGACCTCGGGCTGCCCCTGTTTGAGGCTTTGGGCTACGTGGATGACCAGCTGTTCGTGTCCTATGATCATGAGAGTCGCCGTGCAGAGCGGCGCGCCCCATGGCTCTGGGGCAGGGCCACCAGCCAGCTGTGGCTGCAGCTGAGTCAGAATCTGAAAGGCTGGGACCACATGTTCATCGTGGACTTCTGGACGATCATGGACAACCACAACCAAAGCAAGG TAACGAAGCTGGGGGCGTTGCCAGAGTCCCACACCCTGCAGGTGATCCTGGGCTGTGAGTTGCAAGAGGACAACAGCACCAGAGGGTTCTGGAAGTACGGGTACGATGGGCAGGACCATCTTGAATTCCGGCCTGAGACACTGGATTGGAGAGCAGCAGAGCCCAGGGCCCAAGTCACCAAGCTGGAGTGGGAAGTGAACAAGATTCGGGCCAAGCAGAACAGGGCCTACCTGGATCGGGATTGCCCCGAGCAGCTGCTGCATTTGCTGGAGCTGGGGAGAGGGCCTCTGGAGCAGCAAG TGCCTCCTTTGGTGAAAGTGACTCATCACGTGACCTCTTCACTGACTACTCTTCGGTGTCGGGCTCTGAACTTCTACCCCCAGAACATCACCATTAGGTGGCTGAAGGACAAGCAGTTCCTGGATGCCAAGGAGATTAAGCCAGAGGATGTGTTGCCCAATGGGGACGGGACCTACCAGGCCTGGGTGGCCTTGGCCATGCtccctggggaagagcagagataCAGCTGCCAAGTGGAGCACCCAGGCCTGGATCAGCCCCTCACTGCCACCTGGG AGCCCTCACTGTCTGGCACCCTGGTCACTGGAATCCTCAGTGGGATTGCTGTTTGCGTCATCATCTTCCTTATTGGAATTTTGTTCAGAATCTTAAAGAGACGGCAGTCTTCGA GAGGAGCCGCTGTCAACTATGCCTTAGCCGAATGTGAATGA